The sequence below is a genomic window from Montipora capricornis isolate CH-2021 chromosome 14, ASM3666992v2, whole genome shotgun sequence.
CGCTCATCTCAATCGCGTGGGCAATGGCAATGGCTATGACTGTGACGATCACAATGGGCAATGGTAGTGGCAACATCACTGACCATGGCAGTGACAGTGGTGATGACAACGACATTgatcatgacaataacgatGTCAATGACTGACAACGACATTGAGAGATGGCTGTGACAGTACCATTGACGTAGTAATATTCATTTGAATAGGATTTCGTCTAAATCAGGAAGTAGATCATTTTCTTATGCAGCCGCTTAACTTTTTAATGATTTACctgatcatgtgaagaattcAGATTCGATGAGGAGTTTTACTTCAAACTATTGGTTTGAGAAATGATTATGCGTGATTTTAGTTGTATATATTTTAGCTTTATGCTTATCGAAttattgaatttatttatttatttatttatttatttgtttttataactATTTAGTACACAGCTTCAATGTAAATAAGTGGCAACCTTTTTGAATTCTGTGTATAATAAAGTCATTATTGACAACCTGATGACGATGAATATGACAGTGATCTTGACCATGACAATGGCAATCACAATGACAATAAGAGGTAGAAATTGTTTGAAGTTATAAACTTGTTATCATGGTCGACCCCCATTGGTCGATGAGTGTTTGTCTTAGTAAGCGATCCTCCTTTGAGTAGAGATGTCATCTGAGACATTTCTATCTGTCAGGAAACGTAACGGTAGAGATTGACAACTTAAGAAACCTTGTGAACAATTCAGTGAGTGGTGGCGTGATAAGCTTGAGCACATGAGCACTTATACCTTCATAACCCGTCCCCTTGCTATTATATTAGCAAATTTTCTGGGGTGATCTCAGGTATTGTATAAGTCTTACCACCGGTTAATctcaaactgaaacaaaatcGCATTGCTACGGGAATTTTCGCCATCTGATTCGCTATCGAGACAAGGTATTCAGTTTGGAATTGCAACTTTAAAACGAGGCTGACCGATATTGCACCGTAGCAACGGGTGGCGTTACATAGCAACGGAGACAAAAATTGGAAACAACTATGTTTTCaaaacattattttctttttacaatTCAAAAATCTGGCGGAAGTGAGGAAGAAAATTTTCTTGACTCTTGACAGTCGAGGCAGCTctttgaaatggctttttttggcGCGCATTTATAATACTGTAACATTCGACAAAAGGTAAATTGAATGGCCTCATCGCTTCTCGATtcgtgcgatatcggtttttcgcgtAAAATTTAACGTGGAATTTCCTCCTGAGGTGGTGAATTTTTCCATAGAATGTTTGTAAAAAGTGATTTAGCACATTCGATTTTCGTTATGTAATATCCACCGTTAGGCGCTTTCTCAAACCTCGTCTCTGTGCAAAATTGCAACTACACCCAGTTGCACCATGAAGTGGCTATACTTTTTAGTGGTGTTAGAAAACATGGTGCATCTGATTTTCCGCCATACTTTTCTTTTTCGTAAAAACATATTGTTTAAGGTAAGCGATCGATTGTCACACCTATCAGAATTATCGATATCCATGGCAGAATGAATTTAGGGGCGAGATGTTTGAAGTAGATAGCAAGCATGAAATGGGTACGCTGCATCTGGTTTCCATACAACAAAATCTAATTTTTGGGATTATCAGTTGTCGCGCCTTTGGAGCCAAGATTTAGGACAGCACTTTAAAAGGGGATAAGCTGCAACTAATGTTCTTTGTTACCTCTGCATGTTTTTCCGTCTCCAATGTATCGTGGCTTGCAAGTACAGGTGTAAGAACCAAGAGTATTGGTACATGAGGCATTAGCGTGACAAATGGGCGGCGAAACCGCGGTACATTCATCAACGTCTACAACAAAAGACAAAGTCATTTTTagtcagaagaagaagaaggattcAAATTGTGGAAGATAAGTGGTACTATTGTATCTGATTATGACAATTGATGATGATCGTTGATGACAGGAACCCATTtcccggagcctccatcttccatattaaccctctgagaCAACTCTGTCCCTTACCtctttatttttagaagcacctcgcaGGAGGGTGTTcttgggtgttttcacaatagccaatcgtAAGAGGCCCATGGTCATCCACTGATTACGTCACATGCAGCACACCCGAAATACGAAGGTATTTCAAATATCGATATAGTAgtgctaaaattagaaagacaggggtacaatacagatggaagctccgggtaatgaGGTCCTGATGATTGATGATGTCGTTGTGTGTGACGATAATTCCGAATTGAAAATAGTCTTTTCATCTTTTCCGACTCTGACCTCTTATGAAACAACATGATTTCCTGTACTTCACAGTAGGACTGTTGTTATAACACTATTAGTAAAAGAAATGGAATTCTCCTGGCATAAATGgaaccatgattttcccgccgtTTGTCATGTTTGCCGGTTGCTGCTTGCCGTTTCCACGTGAAAGAAAGTATTTTCGCGTTTGCTGAATGCGCGGAAATTTCTCCTCGTTTTTCTTCTAcaaaacaagttgtttgtgAAAGAGGaaccccaaaaccattttccgataagtcaaacaaggaaaaatataGATCGTTCATAACTGACTCCTCGCAATTTTCTTCGGGAACTCACGTTCTCTCTGTGTTTACTGACAAAgcagcttcatcgaaactcgCAAAATGTGACTGGTAAGGATTATCATTTTATATAGCGTCTTTTTCTACCAGCAATGTTTACAAAGACTCccgaatttttgtttttgttttcgtttttgtcAGTATCAAAATACTCAGGTTTACAGAGGCCATTCAGAGTTGCCTTGGGTCACGTGAAGCTTAAGTCACAAGCCTCATTCcgttttacgtgaaacgtgaaacggcaagccgacgtttgccgtttcatgCAAACGTATGCTAAATCTCTGTAATGTCTTGGCCGTAACATGGCAATTCTTGAAACATCAATTAACCTATTTTGCTTCCAAATTTGTTTGTCTAGATTACTAGAATTTCGATTCATTCAAAAGTTTGATGGATGTTTCATCTTTGGTGCGAGATGTTCATAAATACCAAATTCGGACTACTGACCAATTTATATGGGGGAAATCAAGAGTTCAGATAAAATTGACACCTTTGAATTTTGAACCCGATAAAGCACCACATCGAGGCAGAATGCGAATGGTGATAATAAGCATAGAAACGAGGATAACAAAATGGAACAGGAAGGAAAAGCAAAATTCTTATGACGAGAACAAGAGCGGGGCGGATATGGAAGAAGGGAAGAGAACAGAAGAAAAGCTCGTGGTAAGTGCAACAGAACCCACCTCCAGTTTTCATGTCGCAATACGTGAGTACCGCCGTACCCGGTTTTATAGTCGACAGCCAGTACTTGGCGCTGACAACTTGACCTTCGCTCGCTTTTATTTCTTGGCAGGACACGGCTGCCAGTTCAGGGATAGAACCCAGGGGGACTGGAATTGAAAGATACAGGGATCGTTAGTTCTCTAACTTTAATCgaccagtttcgtattctcgcGGTTAGattggatctagcatgaaatggaggctaatgcgggggaaataatttgcatgtgaaaagattcccctgcattagcGTCCGTTTCATGTTCGATCCAACCCAACCGTTAGACTACGAAACTGGCTTATTTAAGCTTTGTCACAGAGATTGACTAGTAGCTCAAATTCGGCGACTCCGGCGTCAACTTCAGCTTCGCTTTCGGCTTCGAACTTTTGAGGGAAAGAACACGAATGGATAGTTtcccatgcattttttttttcgctcaaCGAGTTGCCATTACTTGAACGGCGTGAATCAGTTGTTTTCCAGCACATGAAACATGACACCGTTCCACATTTGCACAGTGTTGTATGgcccgtctacacgagcaatttttaatGTGACCATTTTTATTTGCCGTAAATGGTTTGatcccaggagtcatatcataattaagtaaagtccGATCGTCCGACTGCTCGTGTAGACGaggaaatttggccaatttttatgtgacaaatgtatttgctgaaaagctggcgtgttttagcttttatgtgacaaatgaAAATTGGCAAAtacgaaaaattgctcgtgtagacgactcgtcccataaaatgtggcaaattgCTGCCTCTTAGTGGAGAACGACCAGGCAACCTCGCCTTGCTGCTTTCATAAAGGCATTGCTGACGCACTTAACTGCGAATTGTCAGCTTTTATTTTTGTGCTTTCAACACCATCAATTGTATGTGTCACATAAAAAATTTCTCGTCTCGACAAGGCTTTATCAGAAAGAGTGTCAGCCTAGGGTGCTCCTTAGTAAAACATGTATCCCATTCACCTCTGTTTATGTCTCGTCTGAAATAATATCGGTCTGGATCAGGGACAAAATCCTCTGGTCTGGCTTCTTTGGTACGATTACTGAACTCACACATGCGCAGAGACATCACAAAGTTTAGGCTTTGGCATCGAACATCTTCGCGGCAGACTAACGCACATGGTATTCCGATATTGGCGCGCATGGTTCTGTAGATGTGTTTCTGCAACATCCAGCCCAAGATGGACTCCTCCGATCCAGTCGCAGGGCACGTCTGAGTCTCTGCCACAGTGATAATTTGACAAAAGGCAACTAAAGTCGCCAACACAGAGAGAGGTACCATGTCCTTTTGGGTCGAGCACTCTGAAACGTTGGTGTTGAGAAATCTGAAAACGAATTCGTAATGCCGATTTGAAAATGGAAACTGTCATGACacaaatgtatatttgaagtgtgggttatcgTAGACGAAAGATGAAAGTGATTCTCGAGACCAGTTTCAGgaagtggtgttacacggtgaaactccTGTTTTATCACCACTGCTATCGCTGCcaccgttgcagaagtagaaagcggaTCTACTTTCCgtgaaacttgtttcgcaacACCGTTGCACACAAGtctcagctaaaagtttcaacgtgtaacagcggctatatatatatatctcttactaaccgagttcgaggtccgtactgtaagttacggaccgagttttttcccgttgatttatggcccaagcgcgaagcgcgcgggccataaataaacgggaaaaaacgaggatccgtaacttacggtacggaccgagaaaaggAGGTTAGTGAGATATTTATTATGtatctgaggttaatccggcgcgcgggcaaggaaactagtcaaagtcaagcggaaggttcgactgccacaaagattgccgtgccaaaattccaaaaactaaatcttcttggatgttaagtttgaaatagttgcttgcaagattcaaacagttttcagtacaagtttatgcaacagaaatggcatgaaaaactcgctagatgatgttttatcgaaattttaaatttagcaggctgtacagcgggccgtactgtagaatacggcccgctaatttagccaattacagcgcgcgtactatctgagatatAATAATGTACTGAAAGCATCGACTAGCAATCTTAgcttgcacctgacgtcatgtccgccatgttggtgtactgaacaatTCTCTACTTCCTCAAAACCCGTAATACACCACCCCCCACACCCCCCCAAAAAGTTTTTCTCCATAATCAttgtttcgatttctcttgggacatcttcatgtcccaaaATTTGCAtcggcattgttttcgatttctcttgggacatcttcatgtcccaagagaaatcgaaaacaatgccgatgcaaatttttaggggttaaaaGAAGTGTATTTTGGgctttgagaaagtagagaagaGTGCAAAAGTCTTTTCGGAacgacattttgcttttgttttgtacaccaacatggccgcctaatcac
It includes:
- the LOC138033472 gene encoding uncharacterized protein; the encoded protein is MVPLSVLATLVAFCQIITVAETQTCPATGSEESILGWMLQKHIYRTMRANIGIPCALVCREDVRCQSLNFVMSLRMCEFSNRTKEARPEDFVPDPDRYYFRRDINRVPLGSIPELAAVSCQEIKASEGQVVSAKYWLSTIKPGTAVLTYCDMKTGDVDECTAVSPPICHANASCTNTLGSYTCTCKPRYIGDGKTCRDRNVSDDISTQRRIAY